The following DNA comes from Trueperaceae bacterium.
CGCTGGGCGGCGCCCGCCTCGGGCGGGCGACGCTGCCGTGGCTGGCGGTCGCCGCCCTCGCCGCGGTCGCGGCGGGCGCCGCGGTAGGGCCGTGGCTCGGGCGGTTCGGGGCCGGCTGACGGCGCGATCCCGCCGAAGGTGGGACACTACGGAGAAAGTGGGCGGAGCGCGCCGCGGGCGCGCGCGACCCGACGTGTAGAATCACGGTCCACGAGGAGGCCCCCATGACCGAGATCCATCGCGGACTCGCCGGCGTGAACGTCGACACCAGCCAGATCTGTTCGATCGACGGCGAGCGCGGCGAACTGATCTACCGCGGTTACGACATTCGCGAGCTCGCCGACCAGGCGTCGTTCGAGGAGGTCGTGCACCTCCTCTGGTTCGGGGAGCTCCCGACCCGGTCGGAACTCGATGCGCTCCGCGGGCAGCTGCGGCCGGCGTTCGACCTGCCCGGCGACGTGCTCGACCTGCTCGCGCGCATGCCGAAGGGCACCGCCCCCATGCATGCGCTCCGCACCGCCGTCAGCGCCCTCGCGGCGTTCGACGACGACGCGGACGACGTGAGCGAAGCGAACCTCCGGCGGGTCGGCGCGTCGCTGCTCGGCCGGATCCCGGCGATCGTGGCGGCGTACCAACGGCTGCAGGCCGGCCAAGAACCGGTCGCGCCGGACCCGAACCTGTCGGTCGCGGCGAACTTCCTGCGGATGGTGAACGGCGAGGAACCGACCGACGCCGCCACCCGCGTGATGGACGTCGCGTTGGTGCTGCACGCCGAGCACGGGTCGAACGCCAGCACCTTCGTCGCCCGCGCCACCGCGTCCAGCCTCACCGACCCCTACAGCGCCATCGCGGCGGCGATCGGTTCGCTCAAGGGCCCGCTGCACGGCGGCGCGAACTACGGCGTGATGGAGGCGCTCGAGGGCATCGGGGACGTCGCCGGCGTCGAGCCGTACGTGCACGCCAAACTCGCGGAGGAGGGCGGTCGCGTGATGGGCTTCGGGCACCGCGTCTACCGCGTGATGGACCCCCGCGCGACGATCCTCAAGGGCGTCAGCGAACGCCTCGCGGCGGAATCGGGCGACGCGAAGTGGTTCGAGATGAGCCTCGAGATGGAGCGCGTCATGGACCGCGCGATGGAGGCGAAGGGCAAGGCCGTGAAGCCCAACGTCGATTTCTTCAGCGCGTCGGTCTACCGCATGCTGGGCTTCGCGAAGGAGACCTACACGCCGATCTTCGCGCTCTCCCGCACGGCCGGCTGGATGGCGCACCTGTTCGAGCAGTACGCCGACAACCGCCTGATGCGCCCCCGCCTCGTCTACGAAGGCCCCAAGGGCAAGACCTTCACGCCGATCGATCGGCGCGGCTGAGCGCCGGCCGCCTCCGGGCGGCGGGCCTCGACGCGCCGGAGGGCCGGGGGTTCCCCGGCCCTCCGGCGTTCAGGGCAGCGTCGCCTGCAGGAAGCGGGCGATCTCTCCTTCGTACCGCTCGGGCCCTACGTTCCACGCCTCGACGTGCTCGACGCCGTCGAGGCGGACGTACGTCGGGGGGGTCGGCAGGGCGGCGGCGAAGGCGTCGATCATGGATATCGGCGTGGTCGTGTCGCCCGTGCCGGCGAACAGCAGCACCGGGACGTCCACGTCCGGTGCGATGCGGCGGCGATCCAGCGCGGCGAAGTCGACGCCGGAGCGGCGCTCCGCCACCCCCAGCGCGAGGCGCGTGACGAGGCCCGGGAGGGGCACCCCGAGGCGTTCGGCGCCGAGGCGGAACGTCGGGAACGGATCGATCAGCGGCGCGTCGAGGATCACCCCGCGCGGCGTGGGGGCGTCGTCCGGCCAGGCGTCGAGCGCCCCGAGGGCGACGCTGCCCCCCATCGAGAACCCCACGAGGACGACCTCCCGGACGCCGCGCTCGGCGAGCCACGCGACGGCGGCGAGGGCGTCGGCGACCTCGCCGTCGCGCGCGCCGTAACGGAAGAACCCGGCGGGGTCGTCGGGGGACGCGTCGTGGTTGCGGTAGCTCGTCACCAGCACCGACGCGCCCGCTTCGGCGCCGTGCGCCTCGAGCGTCGGGAGGATCCGCAACGCTTCGCTGCGCTCAGCGCGGCGGCGGCCGTGCCACACGACGATCGCGCGGTCGCCCGCCCCCTCGGGGGCGGGGATCCACCAGCCGGGCAGCGGCCCGAGGGGGCCGGGGATCTCGACGTCGGCGGCGGACACGCCCCGCTCCGCCGGGCTCGCGAACAGGGTGACGTCGATGCGGGCGGGGAGGCCCGCCGCCGGCGGGGTGCCGCGGCGCACCTCCACGCGACGCACGACCGTCCCGTCGCGGCGCTCGAGGACCGGCCCGAGCGGCCCGCCGCCCCCCTCCCACAGGAGGCCGTAGCGGCCCTCGACGTCGGTGCGGGCGGCCTGCGGCGGGGAGGCGCCGTCGGGGAGGGGCAGGACCACCTCGTAGCGGCCGTCGCCGACCTCCCGGACGGGCCCGAGGGCGAACTCGGGGAACAGCTGGTAGGGGGTGGGCTCGAGGATGCGCGCGCTGAACACCCACCCGACCGCGGTCCCCCCCACCACCAGGAGCGCCGCGGCGACCGCCAACCCCCAGAGCAGCACGCGCATCGCCCTACGGGGTGGGCGCGGGATCGACCGCGTCGGGCCAGTCCACCGCGCCGTACGTGTCGCGCCGTTGCGGGCTCGTGGAGAACATCGCGACCGGCACGCCGACGTACGCCTCGATGCGTTCCAGGTAGGCGATCAACGGCGCGGGGAGCGCCGCGCGGTCCGCGATGCCGGCCACGTCCCCCCAGCCGGGCAGCGTCTCGTAGATCGGGGCGCCCGCCGCGTCGTACCCCACCCCGACGTGGACGGCGTCGAGGCCGGCCAGCACGTCGAGCTTCGTGACGACCAGGGCGTCGAGGCCGTTGAGGTCCACGGCGTACTTGAGCTGCTCGAGGTCCAACCAGCCGACCCGGCGCGCCCGCCCGGTGGTGGTCCCGAACTCGTCCCACGGGTTCGCGCCGCTCCCGCGCAGGCGCGCGAGGGTCGCCTCGTCGTGCACCTCCGTCGGGAACGGACCGTGCCCGACGCGGGTCGTGAACGCCTTGACGACCCCCACCACCCGGCCGAGGGCGCGGTGCGAGACGCCGGCGCCGGTGAGGATGCCGCCGACCGTCGGGTGGCTGCTCGTGACGTACGGGTAGGTGCCGTAGGCCAGGTCCAGCATCGTGCCCTGCCCCCCCTCGAACATCACGCGTTCGCCGCGCGCGAGGGCCGCGCGCACGACCGCGCCGCCGTCCCCGATCCACGGCGCGAGGCGCGCGCGGATCCCCTCGAGGGCGTGGAGGGCGGCGTCCACGTCGGTCCAGCCGACGCGGGCGGTGGAGTTCGGTTTGCCGCGCAGCAGCCGCTCGAGCCGTTCGCGGAGCAGGTCGTCGTCCAGCAGGTCCCCCGCCCGCACCCCGAGGCGGCGGGCCTTGTCGCTGTAGGCGGGACCGATCCCACGTCCGGTCGTCCCGACGAACCCGCCGCCCTCGTCGTTCTTCTTGTGGTGCGGGAGCACCAGGTGCGCTTCGCTGGACAGCAGCAACGCGCCCGGGTCGCGCCGCTCGGCGAAGGCGTCGACCTCCTCGACGAGCGCCCAGGGGTCCACCACCATGCCGGCCCCCAGGACGCTCGTCGGGCGGTCGTGCAGCACGCCGCACGGCAGGTGGTGCAGCTTGAACGTCTCGTCGCCGACCGCGACCGTATGGCCGGCGTTCGCCCCGCCGGCGTACCGCACGACGTAGTCCGCGTCGTGCGCCAAGGCGTCCACGACCTTGCCCTTGCCTTCGTCGCCCCATTGGGCCCCGATCACCGCGATTCCTGGCATGCCTCACGACCTCTCGCTGGGGTTCGCGGCATGATACGCCGTCCCCGCCGCCGGGGCGCCACCCCGCGCTAGACTCGGCGGCGTGCCGCGTCGCCCCCGACCCCCCGCCCCCCGCGCCGGCGTTGCGCCGGCGCGTTCCGCCTGATGCGGCCCGCCCCCCTGGTCGGGACCGTCGTCGTGGCCGGCGTCGGGCTGTTGGGCGGGTCGATCGCGGTGGGGGCGCGCGCCCGCTTCGTCGCCGACCGCGTGGTCGGCCTCGACCCGGACGGTGAGGCGCTGGAGGTCGCCAGCTTCCACGGCGTGATCGACGAGGCACGCGTCGCGCCGGGCCCCTGGCTGGCGGACGCCGACCTGGTGGTGCTGGCCGCCCCGACCGGGTCCCTCGCGCGCCTCGCGCGCGAGCTGGCGCCGTTCCTTCGCGCGGACGCGGTGGTGACCGACGTCGGGTCGGTGAAGGGCGACGTCGTCGCCGACCTCGCCGACGTGCCCGACCTGCGCTTCGTCGGGGGGCACCCGATGGCGGGTAGCGACCGGGCCGGCGTGGCGAACGCCGACGCCGCCCTACTCGAGAACGCGGTGTGGGTCCTCACCCCGACCGAGGCGACCGACGCCGACGCGCTGGCGCGCGTCCGGGCGTTCGTGGAGGCGCTCGGCGCGCGGCCGCTGGAGCTCGCGCCCGAACGCCACGACCGCCTCGTGGCGCGCGTCTCGCACGTGCCCTACCTCGCGGCGTTGGCGCTGACCCGCCTCGCGGCGGACGACGACGACCGCGACGCGCTGATGCTGCTGGCGGCGGGCGGCTTCCGGGACCTGACGCGGGTCGCGTCGGGGTCGCCCGTCATGAGTCGCGACATGGTCCGCGGCAACGCCGGCGCGGTCCGCGCCGCGCTCGCCGACCTGCGCGCCGAACTCGACGCGCTCGAGGCGGACCTCGAGGACCGCGAGGCGCTCCTGGCGCACGCCGAGCACGCCAAACGCACGCGCGACGGGATCCCCGTCGTGCGGCGCGGGGTGTTGCCCCCCCGGCCGGAGGTGGTGCTGGCGGTCCCCGACCGGCCGGGGGAGTTGGCGCGCATCACCGCCGCGTGCGGGGAGGCGGGCGTGAACCTGAAGGAGATCGAGGTGCTCGCCATCCGCGAGGCGGGCGGCGCGGTGCGCTTGGCGTTCGAGGACCCGGCGGCGCTCGACGCGGCGGTCGAGGCGCTCCGGGCGGCGGGGTACGAGGCGCGGCCCCGCGCCACCTGAATGCCGGACGCCCCCGACGGCGCGCCCGACGTGCGCCCCGACCTGTTCGACCTGGCGGTCAACCGCGCCCGGGCGTACGCCCGGCGGACGCCGGCCGCGGCGCACGCGCGGGACGTCGAGACGCTCGCGCGGGCGCTGGAGCCGTGGGCGCTTCGCACGCGCTTCGCGTCGCGCTTCGACCCGCGCGACGTCGCCGCCTGCCTGCTGTCCGCCCCCGACGGGGAGGTCCACTGGGCCGGCGGGCGTCGCGGCGGGTGGCGGCCGGGGCGCCCGCCGCGCCCCTAGGCACCCCCGACGGGCGCATGCGTCGCGCATGTTCGTGCGCCGCGACACGATTTCGGCCCGCATCGTGGGGGGTGGACCCCCATTTCGCGGTAGATTTGGGGGGTTTCTCACAGAGACGTGGGCCCCACCTGGCTCACAATCTCGGGGAACGTCCATGGGCTCGGGCGCGTGCCGCTCGGGTACGAAAGGGAGGGCTAGACAATGGATCTACCCGTTCTGTCGGCAGGCCAGTTCGATCTGGTCTACAACTCGCTGTCCTTCGGCTTCGCCGCGATGGGCGCTGCGTTCGTGTTCTTCATGGCCGCACGCAGCCAAGTGGCGCCGAAGTACCGCCCCGCGCTTCTGGTGTCGTCGATCGTCGTGTTGGTCGCCGCCTACCACTACCTGCGGATCTTCGAGTCCTGGGGCGGCGCGTACGTCCTCGAGGGGGGCGTGGCGAACCCGAGCGGCGACCCGTTCAACGACGCCTACCGCTACGTCGACTGGCTCCTGACGGTGCCGCTCCTGCTGGTGGAGACCGTCGCGGTGCTGGCCCTCGCGCGGGAGAAGGCGAACTCGATGATCGCGCGCCTGTCGATCGCGGCGGTGCTGATGATCGCGCTCGGCTACCCCGGCGAGATCGCCGACTCGACCGGCACGCGCGTTCTTTGGGGCACGCTGTCGAGCATCCCGTTCGTCTACATCCTCTGGATCCTCTGGGGCGAGCTCGGCCAGGCGCTGGAGCGTCAGCCGGGGCAGGTCCGCGTCCTCGTGCGCAACCTGCGCCTCCTGCTGCTCGCGACGTGGGGCGTCTACCCGATCGCCTACATGGCGCCGTTCCTGGGCTTCAGCGGTCCGGACGCCGTCGTGACGCTGCAGCTCGGCTACACGATCGCCGACGTGCTGGCGAAGGCCGGCTTCGGCCTCCTGATCTACGCCATCGCCCGCGAGAAGTCGATCGCGGACGGCGAGGATCCGGTCGGCGCGCACTAACGATTCGGACGTTCGAACGACGCGCGGCGCGCCCTTCGGGGCGCGCCGCGTTCGTGTGGATCGGGACGTGGACGGCCCGGTCGGGCGTCAGTGGCTCCAGGGGCGGATGACGATCTGGCCGTCGCGCAGCATCGCCAACTCCGGACCGCGGGCGGCGTCGTCGCCGCCGTCCGCCTGTGCGACGGCGGGCCCGATGCGGAGTTGGCGGCTGGCGATGCGTTGCGCCCACACGACCGCGCGGTCGTTGCCCGCCGCGCCGGCGTGCGCCAACCCGCGCAGGGTCCCGAGCACGATGATGTCGTCGGCGGCGAGGAGCTCCGCGCCGGCGTTGACGTCCCCGATCACGACGAGGGACGCGGTCGACTCCACCCGCGCGCCCGAGCGCACGGTGCGGCCCACGACCACCGTCTCGCCGCGCGGGGTGGGCGCCCCGCCGGCGGGCGGACGCACGTCGGTGAGGGTCCCCCCCGCCGCGTCGACCGCCGCCTCGATGCGGCGGAGCAGGTCGGGGGCGACGCGCCCCGCGACCTCGACCGCGACGTCGCCCGCGAGGGCGGCGGCGTGCTCGTCGAGGGCGGCGTCGACCGCCGCCCCGTCGTCGTCGCCACCGACCTGCACCAGTACGCCGCTTCGGATGCCACGAACCTTCACCTGCGCAGCCCTCCCTCCACCACGCCGACCGGCAGGTCGAGGTGGTCCACCAGAAAGTCGCGGACGACCGGGACGGCGGTGCGCGTGCTCGACCCGGCGTTCTCGAGGAAGGCTACCACGGCGATTTCCGGCGCCTCCGACGGCGCGAACGCCATGAACCAGGCGTGCTCGAGGCCCTCCCCCGCCGCGTTCTGCGCGGTGCCGGTCTTCCCCGACACCGGCAGCGGGAAGGCGGCGGCGGGCCCGATCACGTCGCTCGACCCGAACTCCGTCACCATCGCCCGCATGCCCTCCGCCAACGTCGGCCAGACGGTGCCGGGCACGGTGCGCGAACGCACCGGTTCCGCGACGCCGCCCACCTCCGCGACGAGGCGCGGCTCGACCTGCCGACCGGCGTTCGCGAACGCGCCCGCCGCCCGGAGGGTCTGGAGCGGCGTCGCGAGGACGTCCCCCTGCCCGATCATCGTGTTGAGCGTGTAGCCGGGGTACCAGGCGGTGTCCTTCTCGGCGCGCACCCAGGCGGGGTCGGGCAGGCGCCCGCGGCGTTCCTCGGGGAGGCCCACGTCCACGCGCGCCCCGTAGCCGAACGCGCGCGCGTCGTCGTGCAGGTGCTGCGCCAGCGGCCCCCAGCCGTCGTCGAAGGCGGGGGTCTCGAGCGCGGCGTGCCAGTAGTACGTGTTGCAGCTGTCGCCGATCGCGTCGGTCACGTCGTACGAACCGCGGTGCACGGGGCTCCAGTTCTCCCACGTGATGCCCCCGTACGTCATCGACGGGCTGCACGGGTAGGTGGTGGAGGCGCCCACGTAGCCGTGCTCGAGCAACGCGTAGGAGCTGACCATCTTGAACGTCGAGGCGGGCGGGTACGCCTGCACCGCTCGGTTCTGCAGCGGCTTCGCGTCGTCGTCGGCGAGGATCGCCCCGACCACGTCCGGGTCGCTGGGCCGGTGCGTGAAGACGTTCTGATCGAAGGTCGGCGCCGACGCCATCGCCAGCACGTCCCCCGTCTCGAGGTCCATCGCCAGCAACGCCCCGCGGACCGTCGAGAGCGGCGGCAGGTCCTCCTCCGCGCGGTAGGCGTTCACGTACCGCGCCGCGCCGCGCAGGGCGTCCTCCGCCGCCCGCTGCGCGCCGACGTCCAGCGTCGTGCGCACGTCCCGGCCCGGCCGGGGCGCGACGAGTTCCTGGCGGCGGACCGCCACCCCGCGGTTGTCGACCTCCACCAGCTCCACCCCGGGCCGCCCGAAGAGGCGGTCCTGGAGGCCGGCCTCGAGCCCCATGACGCCGACCATGTCGTCGGGGGCGTAGCCGGGGTGGCGTTCGGGGTCGGCGAGGCCGGTGTAGCCGATCGCCTGCGCGGCGAGGTTGGTGGGGTAGATCCGTTCGAAGCGTTCGCGCAGCACCAGGTTCGCGTGGCCCGCGACGCGCTCCTCGAGCGCCGGCACGAGCGCGTCGGGCACGTTCCACGCCGCCACCGCCCCGTTGCGGGCCTCCTCCGCGTCGGTGGGGTCGGGCGGGTCGGGCGGCCCCCCGAGATCCAGGAGGCGGGCGACGCGGTCCCATGCGTCGATCGGACCGCCGAGGTACATCAGGTCGTACGCCACGCGGTTGCCGGCCAGCACCGTCCCGTCGCGCGCCAGGATGCGCCCCCGGAGGGGCGGGATGCGGCGTTGCTCGGTGGCGTTGCGTTGCGAGAGGTCGCGGAACTGGTCCTCCTGCGCCAACTGCAGCCACGCCAACCGCCCCGTGAACAACGCCAGGATCGTCCAGGCGACCGCCAACAGGACCCGCATGCGCGAAATCACGCCGTCCGCCTCCCCTTCGCCCCCGCGCGACGCAGGAGCGCCTCCGCCCACGGCCACGCCGCCAACGCCACCGCGCCGGTCAGGACGGTCTCGCTGACCGCGACCGCCACCAGCCGCACGCCGTCCACCGGTTCGCCCGACAACCACGCCAGCAACGCGAACGCCACCAGCCACTTCCCGGCCTGGGCGGCCACGACGATCACCAGCCGCTCGAGGACGCCCGACCCGGACAGCTGCATCCGCACGGCGGTCGCGGCGAGCGCCGCGCCCGCCAGCTGCATCGCGTGACTCCCGAGCACCCCGTACCCGATCACGTCCTGCAGCAGCCCGACGCCGTACGCCGCGAGCAGCAACTGCCACGGCGCCAACCGCCCGAGCCACGTCAGGACCGCCACCAGGAACAGGTCCGGGGCGGGCAACGTGCCGAACAGGCCCGACAGGAGCCCCTGCGCCAACAGGAGCGTCAGGTAGAACGCGGCGATCCGCACGGGGAGAGCGTACCGCGGGTCGCCGCCGCACGCCGCGCGGCCCTGGGGTAGCCTTCGCCGCATGGCGACCTTGTTGATTCACGGAGGGGCGGGCCGCATCCGCGAGGACCGACGCGCCGCCTACGAGGCGGGCCTCGCCGCCGCCCTCGACGCCGGCTTCGCGGCGTTCGAGGCGGGCGGCGACGCGACCGACGCGGTGCAGGCCGCCGTCCGCCGCATGGAGGACGACCCGCACGCCTTCAACGCCGGGACCGGCAGCGCCCCGACGTCGGCCGGCACGATCGAGTGCGACGCGGCGATCATGCGCAGCGACGGCGCGGCCGGCGCCGTCGCCTGCGTCGCGCACGTCCGCAACCCCGTCACCCTCGCGCGCCGCGTCCTCGAGGAGGGCCGGCACGTCCTCCTCGTGGGGCCCGGCGCGGAGGCGCTCGAACCCGACCCCGTCGCGAACGAGACGCTGCGGACCGACGCGGCGCGCGCCGACCTGGAGCGGTGGCGGGCGCGCGGCGGGGACCCCGAAGCGTCCGCGACGTGCGGCGCGGTGGCGCTCGACGACGCCGGACGCCTCGCCGCCGCCACCAGCACCGGCGGGGTGCTGGGGCAACACCCCGGGCGGGTGGGGGACGCCCCGATCCCCGGGGCGGGCACGTGGGCGGACGCGGACGTCGCGGTCAGCTGTACCGGGAAGGGCGAAGCGTTCCTCGTGACCGCCGCCGGCCGCGCGTTGGCGTGCGACCTGGCGGCCGGCACCGCAGCGGACGACGCCGTCCGCGCCCGCCTCGCCGCGGTGCGCGCGGCGGGGGGCGAGGGCGGCCTCATCGCGTTGCGCCGCGACGGGACGCTGCTGCACGGCTTCGACACGCCGCAGATGGCGTTCGCGTGGCGGCGCGACGGCCCCGCGGGCCGCGAGGAGGCGTGCGCCGTGGGCCAGGACGGCGCCGTCGTCGTGCGACCCTGACGCCGTGATCCACACCGTCACCGTCAACCCCGCGCTGGACCT
Coding sequences within:
- a CDS encoding prephenate dehydrogenase/arogenate dehydrogenase family protein — encoded protein: MRPAPLVGTVVVAGVGLLGGSIAVGARARFVADRVVGLDPDGEALEVASFHGVIDEARVAPGPWLADADLVVLAAPTGSLARLARELAPFLRADAVVTDVGSVKGDVVADLADVPDLRFVGGHPMAGSDRAGVANADAALLENAVWVLTPTEATDADALARVRAFVEALGARPLELAPERHDRLVARVSHVPYLAALALTRLAADDDDRDALMLLAAGGFRDLTRVASGSPVMSRDMVRGNAGAVRAALADLRAELDALEADLEDREALLAHAEHAKRTRDGIPVVRRGVLPPRPEVVLAVPDRPGELARITAACGEAGVNLKEIEVLAIREAGGAVRLAFEDPAALDAAVEALRAAGYEARPRAT
- a CDS encoding septum site-determining protein MinC; this encodes MKVRGIRSGVLVQVGGDDDGAAVDAALDEHAAALAGDVAVEVAGRVAPDLLRRIEAAVDAAGGTLTDVRPPAGGAPTPRGETVVVGRTVRSGARVESTASLVVIGDVNAGAELLAADDIIVLGTLRGLAHAGAAGNDRAVVWAQRIASRQLRIGPAVAQADGGDDAARGPELAMLRDGQIVIRPWSH
- a CDS encoding citrate/2-methylcitrate synthase — translated: MTEIHRGLAGVNVDTSQICSIDGERGELIYRGYDIRELADQASFEEVVHLLWFGELPTRSELDALRGQLRPAFDLPGDVLDLLARMPKGTAPMHALRTAVSALAAFDDDADDVSEANLRRVGASLLGRIPAIVAAYQRLQAGQEPVAPDPNLSVAANFLRMVNGEEPTDAATRVMDVALVLHAEHGSNASTFVARATASSLTDPYSAIAAAIGSLKGPLHGGANYGVMEALEGIGDVAGVEPYVHAKLAEEGGRVMGFGHRVYRVMDPRATILKGVSERLAAESGDAKWFEMSLEMERVMDRAMEAKGKAVKPNVDFFSASVYRMLGFAKETYTPIFALSRTAGWMAHLFEQYADNRLMRPRLVYEGPKGKTFTPIDRRG
- a CDS encoding bacteriorhodopsin-like — encoded protein: MDLPVLSAGQFDLVYNSLSFGFAAMGAAFVFFMAARSQVAPKYRPALLVSSIVVLVAAYHYLRIFESWGGAYVLEGGVANPSGDPFNDAYRYVDWLLTVPLLLVETVAVLALAREKANSMIARLSIAAVLMIALGYPGEIADSTGTRVLWGTLSSIPFVYILWILWGELGQALERQPGQVRVLVRNLRLLLLATWGVYPIAYMAPFLGFSGPDAVVTLQLGYTIADVLAKAGFGLLIYAIAREKSIADGEDPVGAH
- a CDS encoding isoaspartyl peptidase/L-asparaginase, producing MATLLIHGGAGRIREDRRAAYEAGLAAALDAGFAAFEAGGDATDAVQAAVRRMEDDPHAFNAGTGSAPTSAGTIECDAAIMRSDGAAGAVACVAHVRNPVTLARRVLEEGRHVLLVGPGAEALEPDPVANETLRTDAARADLERWRARGGDPEASATCGAVALDDAGRLAAATSTGGVLGQHPGRVGDAPIPGAGTWADADVAVSCTGKGEAFLVTAAGRALACDLAAGTAADDAVRARLAAVRAAGGEGGLIALRRDGTLLHGFDTPQMAFAWRRDGPAGREEACAVGQDGAVVVRP
- a CDS encoding penicillin-binding transpeptidase domain-containing protein, encoding MISRMRVLLAVAWTILALFTGRLAWLQLAQEDQFRDLSQRNATEQRRIPPLRGRILARDGTVLAGNRVAYDLMYLGGPIDAWDRVARLLDLGGPPDPPDPTDAEEARNGAVAAWNVPDALVPALEERVAGHANLVLRERFERIYPTNLAAQAIGYTGLADPERHPGYAPDDMVGVMGLEAGLQDRLFGRPGVELVEVDNRGVAVRRQELVAPRPGRDVRTTLDVGAQRAAEDALRGAARYVNAYRAEEDLPPLSTVRGALLAMDLETGDVLAMASAPTFDQNVFTHRPSDPDVVGAILADDDAKPLQNRAVQAYPPASTFKMVSSYALLEHGYVGASTTYPCSPSMTYGGITWENWSPVHRGSYDVTDAIGDSCNTYYWHAALETPAFDDGWGPLAQHLHDDARAFGYGARVDVGLPEERRGRLPDPAWVRAEKDTAWYPGYTLNTMIGQGDVLATPLQTLRAAGAFANAGRQVEPRLVAEVGGVAEPVRSRTVPGTVWPTLAEGMRAMVTEFGSSDVIGPAAAFPLPVSGKTGTAQNAAGEGLEHAWFMAFAPSEAPEIAVVAFLENAGSSTRTAVPVVRDFLVDHLDLPVGVVEGGLRR
- the mreD gene encoding rod shape-determining protein MreD, with the translated sequence MRIAAFYLTLLLAQGLLSGLFGTLPAPDLFLVAVLTWLGRLAPWQLLLAAYGVGLLQDVIGYGVLGSHAMQLAGAALAATAVRMQLSGSGVLERLVIVVAAQAGKWLVAFALLAWLSGEPVDGVRLVAVAVSETVLTGAVALAAWPWAEALLRRAGAKGRRTA
- a CDS encoding adenylosuccinate synthase, coding for MPGIAVIGAQWGDEGKGKVVDALAHDADYVVRYAGGANAGHTVAVGDETFKLHHLPCGVLHDRPTSVLGAGMVVDPWALVEEVDAFAERRDPGALLLSSEAHLVLPHHKKNDEGGGFVGTTGRGIGPAYSDKARRLGVRAGDLLDDDLLRERLERLLRGKPNSTARVGWTDVDAALHALEGIRARLAPWIGDGGAVVRAALARGERVMFEGGQGTMLDLAYGTYPYVTSSHPTVGGILTGAGVSHRALGRVVGVVKAFTTRVGHGPFPTEVHDEATLARLRGSGANPWDEFGTTTGRARRVGWLDLEQLKYAVDLNGLDALVVTKLDVLAGLDAVHVGVGYDAAGAPIYETLPGWGDVAGIADRAALPAPLIAYLERIEAYVGVPVAMFSTSPQRRDTYGAVDWPDAVDPAPTP